A part of Phlebotomus papatasi isolate M1 chromosome 5, Ppap_2.1, whole genome shotgun sequence genomic DNA contains:
- the LOC129808762 gene encoding rap guanine nucleotide exchange factor 2 isoform X3, with protein MQKHFFRSLTIGSTCGSRRESRTSTEDEDLDEDCDRVERRRPLGATLRLAARRPPPGDSMRRWNSFHAPRGECHPNKIRRERKATSPCISEGSSDSWRRQLSRGRSLAEKPDRISCFGKRNGGTCRRPSECFVLETSEMIVIDYPEVSNAGSLGTTANHLSPSTAKVTRNRCDRIVGMDHLAAGQQIRAGGASAFNIIYTSDVDLGTAGGQQQQQQQQQQQQSHQSRPELYQKCNRGSHSSDTSSAYSGSDTMTSVHSSSIDADEVDLSGLVESVVDSDEEDLAESMDSLTVRDTVRECLEKDPTDRTDDDIETLLEFTQKLKAFTSLTLAVRRALCSVMVFAVVEKAGTMVMNDGEELDSWSVLINGHVEIEHTNGDHEELQVGDSFGILPTMDKLYHHGVMRTKCDDCQFVCITQTDYYRIQHQGEENTKRHEDNGQLVMITELRHGVLDAGTRRGHVVIRGTPERLMLQLIEENSMTDPTYVEDFLLTYRTFIENPNQVAQQLLTWFENEDTSPQMTSATANEIRDRVTRTVILWVNNHFTDFEFDGHMMEFLESFEAGLEKKAMEGQLRLLHIACAAKARTRVVTLTRSSRDEALNFEIGGGSERGGLGVFVVGVERRSKADEVGFKRGDQILEVNGQSLEHVTIGRAMELLKSTTHLCVTLRSNLLAFREMLGTPECLSPQRSRPPRRRMVPDLADPRARLSAADLMGVDQADGAAQRTVTMTQGGVSSGGPLSAPPATVKSGFMTLAPKRRLQKALIKMNLLPKNSLLLASESGSIEAESPPPVPSVAMTIGGGDSSSTSSGSSQSVTAGTASVVTPGSGTAAATTTTAGMFHSQSNPDLSATYYDDSRSTDYPEHVLKVFKADQTCKYLLVHKETTAHEVVMLALQEFGIHETSSNFSLCEVSVGDGGMVKQRRLPDQMQNLAERIGLSARYYLKTNGISETLVPDDVAGELIRENAVHFLQLNANEVAMQLTFQDFGIFRQIESTEYVDDLFDLKSPYGTPMLQQFAELVNREMFWVVTEICSEGNIVRRMKIIKQFIKVARHCKECRNFNSMFAIVSGLGHAAVSRLRSTWDKLPSKYQKLFGDLQELMDPSRNMSKYRQLVSAELVTQHPIIPFYPVVKKDLTFIHLGNDSRIEGLINFEKLRMIAKEVRSLAYMCNSPNDLLTMLELRGQPPSSAMVALNQMSVATSGSSGFLGAGQATVKRRKKSTAAPNPKKMFEEAQMVRRVKAYLNNMKVITDEDALHALSADCEPSGGSAPSSVTIRKRHPSPTLSTTSSTSSTSEGKKCQGGSGAGGAAGAKFGAASPQAVKKILALSEPSKTRPHHPKHPGIVLPGLGHHYTSTISPSPSPNTHRRINPSSSAGSVSYPGHGFPSGGHMGGTGGSGRAIHERSHSDTPTPVPSVDLSAESSSVTSLSNMPLRKTITSSSLTSSDSGHGSCAQSTADNQSNCSESNSGLYHVASSIVHNSPSPTLQQRRHSALHAAHTMVSGHGVRSGGIPRLPPAYSVAAQMARLHRLGRAHSHEGVTTVSVAAAAAAAQGSFIAPQTILRQDPEPDDEDDDEETQVSAV; from the exons ATGCAAAAGCATTTCTTCAGGAGCCTAACAATTGGCAGTACCTGTGGTAGTCGTCGTGAGAGTCGTACATCGACGGAAGATGAAGATTTGGATGAGGATTGCGATAGGGTGGAAAGGAGACGTCCACTTGGTGCAACATTGCGTTTAGCTGCCCGAAGGCCACCACCTGGTGATTCAATGCGTCGCTGGAATAGTTTCCATGCTCCCCGGGGCGAATGTCATCCGAATAAGATCCGGAGAGAACGTAAGGCAACGTCACCGTGTATTTCAGAGGGTAGCAGTGATTCGTGGCGTCGTCAATTGTCCAGAGGACGATCTCTGGCTGAAAAACCAGATAGAATATCCTG TTTTGGCAAAAGGAATGGCGGCACATGTCGACGTCCGAGCGAATGTTTCGTCCTGGAGACATCTGAAATGATTGTT ATTGACTATCCGGAAGTGTCAAATGCAGGAAGTTTGGGTACAACGGCCAATCATTTGTCCCCGTCGACGGCAAAAGTGACGAGAAATCGATGTGATCGGATTGTTGGAATGGATCATTTGGCGGCTGGACAGCAAATTCGGGCTGGTGGTGCATCAGCCTTCAATATCATTTATACATCGGATGTTGATTTGGGTACCGCAGGAgggcagcagcagcagcaacaacaacaacaacaacagcaATCGCATCAATCACGACCTGAACTGTATCAAAAGTGCAATAGGGGCAGTCATTCGAGTGATACAAGTTCAGCATACAGTGGATCAGACACCATGACGTCAGTTCATAGTTCATCAATTGATGCCGATGAGGTGGATCTGTCGGGTTTGGTGGAGAGTGTTGTGGATTCAGATGAGGAAGATCTAGCTGAGAGTATGGATAGTTTAACTGTCCGGGATACAGTTAGGGAGTGCCTGGAGAAAGATCCAACGGACAGAACTGATGATGATATTGAGACATTGTTGGAATTTACACAGAAACTCAAAGCATTCACCAGTCTAACTCTGGCTGTACGTCGTGCTCTGTGCAGTGTCATGGTATTTGCTGTGGTCGAAAAGGCTGGTACCATGGTGATGAATGATGGTGAAGAATTGGATTCGTGGTCGGTATTGATAAATGGTCATGTTGAGATTGAACATACAAATGGTGATCATGAAGAACTTCAGGTTGGTGATAGTTTTGGGATATTGCCAACAATGGATAAATTGTATCATCATGGTGTTATGAGGACAAAATGCGATGATTGTCAGTTTGTCTGTATCACACAGACAGACTACTACAGGATTCAGCATCAGGGTGAAGAGAATACCAAGAGGCACGAAGACAATGGACAATTGGTAATGATAACGGAACTGAGGCATGGTGTTTTGGATGCTGGAACAAGGAGAGGACATGTTGTTATTCGTGGAACACCAGAAAG ATTGATGTTACAGCTAATTGAGGAGAATAGTATGACAGATCCAACGTACGTTGAGGATTTCCTCCTGACTTACCGGACATTCATTGAGAATCCCAATCAAGTGGCACAGCAACTACTGACGTGGTTTGAAAATGAAGATACATCACCACAAATGACTTCTGCCACAGCCAATGAGATACGTGATCGTGTTACACGAACTGTTATCCTTTGGGTTAACAatcattttactgattttgaaTTTGACGGACACATGATGGAATTTCTTGAGTCCTTTGAAGCTGGTCTCGAGAAGAAGGCCATGGAGGGACAATTGAGACTATTGCATATTGCATGTGCTGCTAAGGCTAGAACAAGAGTGGTCACTTTGACTAGATCGTCACGGGATGAagcattgaattttgaaattggtGGTGGAAGTGAAAGAGGTGGTCTTGGGGTGTTTGTTGTTGGTGTTGAACGGAGAAGTAAGGCTGATGAGGTGGGTTTTAAGAGAGGTGATCAGATCCTTGAGGTCAATGGACAGAGTTTGGAACATGTGACAATTGGGAGGGCGATGGAATTGCTGAAGAGTACGACACATTTGTGTGTTACACTGAGGAGTAATCTTTTGGCATTTAGGGAAATGCTGGGAACACCTGAGTGTCTCAGTCCACAGAGATCGAGACCACCGAGACGACGTATGGTGCCGGATTTGGCAGATCCGAGAGCTAGGCTATCAGCAGCTGATTTGATGGGTGTCGATCAGGCTGATGGTGCAGCACAGAGGACGGTAACGATGACACAGGGTGGTGTATCGAGTGGTGGACCACTTTCTGCACCACCTGCAACTGTTAAGAGTGGCTTTATGACATTGGCACCAAAAAGACGACTACAGAAGGCTCTGATTAAGATGAATCTCTTGCCGAAGAATTCACTGTTACTGGCCAGTGAAAGTGGTAGCATTGAGGCTGAATCACCGCCACCTGTTCCATCAGTTGCAATGACAATTGGCGGCGGTGATAGTAGTAGTACGAGTTCTGGATCATCTCAGAGTGTTACAGCTGGAACAGCATCAGTTGTCACCCCGGGAAGTGGTACTGCAGCAGCAACTACAACAACTGCAGGAATGTTTCACAGTCAAAGTAATCCAGATCTAAGTGCAACATACTACGATGATAGTCGATCAACTGACTATCCAGAGCACGTTCTTAAAGTCTTCAAAGCCGATCAAACGTGCAAGTATCTCCTTGTGCACAAAGAAACAACAGCACATGAAGTGGTAATGCTAGCACTTCAGGAATTTGGTATACATGAGACAAGTTCAAATTTTTCCCTATGTGAAGTTAGTGTTGGCGATGGTGGAATGGTTAAACAACGTCGTCTACCCGATCAAATGCAAAATCTAGCAGAACGTATTGGTTTATCAGCTAGATACTATCTGAAAACAAATGGTATTAGTGAAACACTCGTACCCGATGATGTAGCTGGTGAACTTATACGTGAAAATGCCGTACACTTTCTCCAACTCAATGCCAATGAAGTGGCAATGCAATTgacatttcaagattttggtatatTTCGTCAGATTGAAAGTACAGAATATGTTGATGATCTATTTGATCTAAAATCACCATACGGTACACCAATGCTACAGCAATTTGCCGAATTGGTAAATCGTGAGATGTTTTGGGTAGTAACAGAAATCTGCAGTGAAGGCAATATAGTACGTCGTATGAAGATAATTAAGCAATTTATAAAAGTTGCAAGACACTGCAAAGAATGtcgaaattttaattcaatgttTGCCATTGTATCGGGTCTTGGTCATGCAGCTGTTAGTCGTTTGAGATCAACATGGGATAAATTACCGTCAAAATATCAGAAATTATTTGGTGATTTGCAAGAATTAATGGATCCAAGTCGCAATATGTCAAAATATCGTCAATTGGTATCAGCTGAACTTGTAACACAACATCCAATTATACCATTTTATCCAGTGGTCAAGAAGGATCTCACATTTATCCATTTGGGTAATGATTCACGCATCGAAGGActcataaattttgagaaactCCGAATGATTGCAAAG GAAGTCCGAAGTCTAGCCTACATGTGCAATTCACCAAATGATCTACTAACAATGCTAGAACTTCGTGGTCAACCACCAAGTTCAGCCATGGTGGCACTAAATCAAATGTCAGTGGCCACAAGTGGTAGTTCGGGTTTCCTAGGTGCGGGCCAGGCCACGGTTAAACGACGAAAGAAAAGTACAGCAGCACCAAATCCCAAAAAGATGTTCGAAGAGGCCCAAATGGTGCGTCGTGTTAAAGCCTACCTCAACAATATGAAGGTGATAACGGACGAAGATGCCCTTCATGCCCTGTCAGCTGACTGTGAACCGAGTGGTGGATCAGCACCGAGTTCAGTGACCATCCGGAAGCGTCATCCATCACCTACATTGAGTACGACAAGTTCCACAAGTTCCACGAGTGAGGGTAAGAAGTGTCAGGGTGGTAGTGGTGCAGGTGGTGCAGCTGGTGCAAAATTTGGTGCAGCATCACCGCAGGCCGTTAAGAAGATACTGGCACTGTCGGAACCCAGTAAAACCCGACCACATCATCCAAAACATCCAGGAATTGTTCTACCTGGCCTTGGGCATCACTATACCTCAACAATAAGTCCTTCACCATCTCCAAACACCCACCGACGCATCAATCCCAGCAGTAGTGCAG gatcTGTATCATATCCCGGACATGGATTTCCCAGTGGAGGTCACATGGGTGGCACCGGTGGAAGTGGTAGGGCTATTCATGAGCGTAGTCACTCAGATACACCAACTCCTGTGCCCTCAGTCGATCTATCTGCTGAGAGCAGTAGTGTTACATCCCTCAGTAATATGCCCCTTCGAAAGACAATCACATCGAGCAGCCTGACATCTAGTGACAGTGGACATGGTAGTTGTGCACAATCAACAGCTGACAATCAGTCAAATTGTTCAGAGAGTAACAGCGGTCTGTACCATGTTGCATCGTCAATTGTTCACAATTCGCCATCGCCAACCCTTCAACAGAGACGCCATTCAGCCCTTCACG CTGCCCATACAATGGTGAGTGGTCATGGGGTGCGAAGTGGTGGTATTCCACGTCTACCGCCAGCTTACAGTGTTGCAGCACAAATGGCACGCCTGCATAGACTAGGCAGAGCTCATAGTCATGAAGGTGTTACAACAGTATCAGTGGCAGCAGCTGCTGCAGCTGCCCAGGGCTCCTTCATAGCACCCCAGACAATCCTTCGGCAGGATCCTGAGCCAGATGATGAAGATG